The Natator depressus isolate rNatDep1 chromosome 8, rNatDep2.hap1, whole genome shotgun sequence genome window below encodes:
- the SPRY4 gene encoding protein sprouty homolog 4: MEPRIPHNITVAPNSVMVQPLLDSRIPYGRLQHPLPILPIDQMKTTHMENDYTDNPSLATQKRPRGHQEPALTSQHLQRCEQDVTHPWISFSGRPSSISSSSSTASDQRLLDHMAPAPVAEQPSPRAVRIQPKVMNCKPMDLKGPMSQELDKHFLLCEACGKCKCKECAMPRALPSCWVCNQECLCSAQNLVNYSTCMCLVKGVFYHCTNEDDEGSCADHPCSCSHSNCCARWSFMGALSLVLPCLLCYLPATGCVKLSQRCYDQVSRPGCRCKNTNSVICKVALDGKASRPEKPF, from the coding sequence ATGGAACCCCGGATTCCCCACAACATAACTGTGGCCCCGAACTCTGTCATGGTACAGCCGTTACTGGACAGTCGGATCCCCTATGGGAGGCTGCAGCATCCGCTCCCCATCCTGCCTATTGACCAGATGAAGACTACTCACATGGAGAATGACTACACCGACAATCCCAGCCTGGCCACCCAGAAGCGCCCCAGAGGCCACCAGGAACCCGCGCTGACCAGCCAGCACCTGCAGCGATGTGAGCAGGACGTCACCCACCCCTGGATCTCCTTCAGCGGGCGGCCCAGCTCcatcagtagcagcagcagcacggCTTCCGACCAGCGGCTCCTGGACCACATGGCGCCAGCCCCCGTGGCGGAGCAGCCCTCCCCGAGAGCGGTTCGGATACAGCCCAAGGTGATGAATTGCAAACCCATGGATCTGAAGGGACCCATGTCTCAGGAGCTTGACAAGCACTTTTTACTGTGTGAAGCCTGTGGGAAATGCAAGTGCAAGGAGTGTGCCATGCCGCGGGCTTTGCCTTCTTGCTGGGTGTGCAACCAGGAGTGTCTCTGCTCCGCGCAGAACTTGGTCAATTACTCCACGTGCATGTGTCTGGTGAAGGGAGTCTTCTACCACTGCACTAACGAGGATGACGAGGGCTCCTGTGCAGAccacccctgctcctgctcccattcgaACTGCTGTGCCCGCTGGTCTTTCATGGGTGCCCTCTCTCTGGTCCTGCCTTGCTTGCTGTGCTACCTGCCAGCCACCGGCTGCGTGAAACTATCCCAGAGATGCTATGACCAAGTGAGCCGGCCCGGATGTAGATGTAAAAACACAAACAGCGTCATCTGCAAGGTGGCACTGGATGGCAAAGCGAGCAGGCCAGAAAAGCCTTTCTGA